The following proteins are co-located in the Verrucomicrobiia bacterium genome:
- a CDS encoding Uma2 family endonuclease, with product MNALLEQVMELPTLPEFVAELDARLGAERERRRRFYEAHGVGEYWLVDPLSEMLDQYLLGEGGCALEMKSRTGLI from the coding sequence TTGAACGCGTTGTTGGAACAGGTGATGGAGTTGCCGACGCTTCCCGAGTTCGTGGCCGAATTGGATGCCCGTCTGGGCGCGGAGCGGGAACGCCGTCGCCGGTTCTACGAGGCGCATGGGGTGGGGGAGTACTGGCTGGTGGATCCGCTGTCCGAGATGCTCGATCAGTACCTGCTCGGGGAGGGAGGGTGCGCGCTTGAGATGAAGTCGCGGACCGGCTTGATCTGA